The DNA sequence CGCCAGGAGCAGGGCGGCGGAAACGGAGAGCGCTGTGCGACGGTGCAAAGGAGCCTCCAGGGCCGGGAGATTGTGCTTCGGTGCACAAGGGCCGTGCGGTGATCGATGTTATGCAGTCGGGGTGGTCAGAGCCACTGGTTCGACCAACGATTCCGGGGGTGTTGGGGTTCGCGTCCACCGATGGCCACCCTTCGGCCCACCGGGAGTGCCACGGTCGGCCCACCATGTCGACACCGCACCGCTCCCCGCGCCGCCGCTCCCTGCTCGGCTCGGCGCTCGCCGCCCTGGTCACGACAGTGGCCGTGTGCGCCGGAGACGCCGTGGCGCGCGTCTTCCCGTACGGGCCGCGCCACCGCAGCATCAACGACCTCGGCAATCAGTTCGTGCCCTTCCACGCGCACCTGTGGGACCTGCTGCACGGGCGCGCCCCGGGCGGACTGCTGCTGAACTGGCAGTCCGGGTACGGGACCAGCTTCCTGCCCGACTTCGGGACCTACCTGACCAGCCCGTTCGCGGTCCTGGTGGGGCTGTTCCCGCGCCAGGACATCGACCTCGCGGTGTACGTGGTCACCGTGCTCAAGGCGGCGGCCGCCGCGGCGGCGATGGCCTGGCTGCTGCGCACCCAGCGGCGCGGGCCGGCGTGGGCGGCGGGGCTGCTCGGGGCCTCGTACGCGCTGTGCGGCTGGTCGGTGATCGAGGCCTCGTACAACCCGATGTGGATGGACGGGCTGATCGCCTTCCCGCTCCTGTGTCTGACGGGTGAGTGGGCGCTGCGCTCGCGCCGGCCGGTGGCGGCCGTCGTGGTGGTGGCGCTCTGCTGGACGGCGAACTTCTACACCGCCTACATGGCGACGCTGGGCGCGGTCCTGGTGCTGCTGGTCCGGCTACTGCTCACCCGGGAGGGCGTGAAGGACCGGCTACGGGGCCTTGCGCGGGCGGCGCTGACCACCACGCTGGGCGTCGCCCTGTCGGCGCCGGTGCTCGTCCCCCTCTTCCTCAGCTCGAAGCAGGCCTACCCGGGGTGGTTCAAGCCGTTCGTGCCGGTGGCGACCGAGGACATGCTGGCCCGGCTGCTGCCCGCCACCTACTCCTTCTCCTCCCCCGCCCTGTTCATCGGCACCGGGACCCTGCTGCTCGCGGCGGCCCTGCCCTTCCACCGGGCCGTGGCCGGGCGGGAGCGGCTGGTGTGGACGGGGCTCGTCCTGCTGGTGCTGCTGTCCTTCCAGTGGATGCCGACGCACCTGGCCTGGCACCTCTTCGCGACGCCCAACGGCAGCCCGTACCGGCAGACCTTCGTGCTGGCCGGGATCGTGGTGATGGCCGCCTGGGCGGGGCTCGCGGCCGGCCCGCCGGGGGCGCGGGCGCTGGCGGGCGGGGCGGCGGCCTTGGCGGTGGTGCTGCTCGCGGCGAGCGGGAGCGGGCTCGCGACCCCGTGGGGGCTCGCCCTCTTCGGCGGCGGCCTGGCCCTGGCGGGCGCCGCCTGGTGGGCGCTGCGCCACCGGCGCCTGGTGCTGCCCGCGGCGGCCGTGCTGGCGCTGGTGCTGCTGGCCCAGGCGGCGGCGACCACCGCCAACGGCCAGCGGGGCAAGCTGGCGGGCCTGGACGACTACCCGGTGTGGGGCGCGGCGCACACCGCGCGCGCCGGGGCCCTGGCGGGAGCCGAGGGGTGGCCCGCGTACCGCACGGACGCCGGGCGGCCGGCGCTGACCGGCAACGACCCGATGCTGCTGGGCGGGGAGGGCGGCGCGTACTACAGCAGCCACACCCCGGACCTGTTCACGCGGACCATGGTGGCCCTCGGGGCGGGCTGGACCTCGCGCGGCCGCAATGTGCAGAGCCTCGACAATCCGGTGACGGACGCCGTGTTCTCCGTCGGGGCCCGGCTGCGGCCCGACGGCACGGTGACCCGCGCCGAGGTCCCGCCACTGGTCACGGTCCGCCCGCCGGGCCCGGAACCGGCGTACGGGGCCTCTCCCTTCGCCAACCAGGAGCTGCTGCTGGGCGCGCGGGTCTACGAGGATCCGCTCTCCCCCGGGGTCTGCCGGGCGGGGACGGAGGCCTTCCTGTGGGCCCCGGAGTACAACGGGACGGCCCGGCTGGCGGACGGACCGGCCTTCCGGCTGAACGCCAACCCGCCGCGCAACAGGGCCGCCCTGCAGCCCCTGGGGATCTCCCGCGGCCCTGCCTCGGCGCTGGTCTTCGAGCAGGCCGCTCCGGCGCACCGGCAGCTGGCCTGCCTGGACCGCTCCCTGCTGGCGGCGGCCGTCGGCCGGATGCGCGCCACGGCGGCGGTCTCCGTACGGGTCGGCTCCTCGGGCGTCCGCGCGGTGCTCCCGCCGGGCAGCACGGGCACGGCGGTGCTCTCCGCCCCCGCGATCGCGGGCTGGACCTGCAACGGCCGCCCCGCCGCCGCCCGGCTGGGCCTGATCGCGATCCCGCTGGACGGCCACACCACCGGCATCGACTGCACCTTCCGGCCCCCGGGCCTCGTCCCGGGCGCGGCGGTCGCCGTGACGGCCCTGCTGGGCCTGCTCGCCCTGCTCGGGCCGCCCGGCCGGCCCGGGCCGCTCGCGTCGGTCCGGCGGCGTCGCCGGACCTGACCCGGCGAGGGCGAAAGCACGACCTGCACCCGCCGGAGCGTCAGAGCGACCTGCACCCGCCGGAGCGTCAGAGCAAGTGCACCGGCCTGAGCGTCAGCGGACCTGGCCCAGCCAGAGCAGGGTCCGGCGGACCTCCTCGGTGAAGGGGTGGTTCGGGCCGTGCAGGCGTTCCCCGTCGAAGAGGAGGCGGGCCAGGGTGTCGTGGGCCGCCGGGCGGTCGCCGAGGGAGAGCAGCAGGTGCGCTATCCGGCGGCGCACCTCCAGCGGGAGGCCCGGGTCCGGGTTCGCGTAGTGGTTCTCGAAGAGCGGCAGCAGCGCGCGGTACTCGGCGAGGGCGGCCGCCGGTTCGCCGAGCTGTTCCAGGCACTGGGCCGCGTCGTAGCGGAAGCGCAGGGACTGCGGGTCGCCGGCCGGGAACTCCTCCGCGAGCCGGCGCAGTTCGGGCAGGGCGCGGCGGTACTGGCCGTCGTCCATCAGGGTGGCCGCGTACTGCTTGCGCAGGGAGCGGACCACCGGCGAGTGCGCGCCGTGCTGCTCGGCCGCCGCCGGGAGGATGCCGCCGAGGATGTCCACCGCCTGGGTGAGCATGCCCTGGTCGAGGAGCTTCTTGGCCTCCTCGACGGCCGCCGGGACGTCCGGCCGCGGCGGCTGGGGCGGAGTCGCCGGCCGGGGCGGAATCACGTGGGCGCGGTCGGGCCAGGGGGCCTGCGGGCGCAGGAAGGGCCGGGTCGGGTCGAGGGGGCCGGTGGGGGCGCCCGAGCCGTGGTGGGGCAGCAGCGGCGCGAGGGAGGCGTACACCGCCTGAGCGGAGGCGGGCCGGTCCTGCGGGTCCTTGGCCAGCAGGTTCAGGAGTACGGCTTCCAACTGCTGCGGGACCTCGGGGCGCAACTGGCGCACCGGGAGCGGGGGCTCGTACAGGTGGCGGTGGAGCACCCCGAGCGCGGTGGAGCCCGCGAAGGGGACGTTGCCGGACAGCAGCTCGTACAGGACCACGCCGAGCGCGTAGAGGTCGGTGTGCGGGCCGACGGCCCCGCCCATGGCCTGTTCGGGGGCCATGTACGCGGGGCTGCCGATCGGCGAACCGGTGCTGGTGAGGCGGGTGGTGTCGGTGTCCATCACGGAGGCGACACCGAGGTCCAGGACGAGCACGGTCCCGTCCGGGCGGACCATGACGTTGCGCGGCTTCAGGTCCCGGTGGACGATCGGCACCGCGTGCACGGCCGACAGCACCGAGCACAGCTGCGCGATGACCGACACCGCCCAGGGCCACGGGTACGGGTCGTGCTCGGCGAGGTGGTCGGCGAGGTCGGCGCCCTCCACGTACTGCATGACGAGGTACAGCTCGTCCCCGTCGCTGCCCGCGTCGTGCACGGTGACCAGCCCGGGGTGGTCCACCTGCGCGGTGACCCGGCATTCGCGCACGAAGCGGCGGCGCAGCTCCTCGGCCACGGAGCCGGGGCCGGCCACCTTGTCGGGGCGCAGCAGTTTGACCGCGACGCGGCGGTCCAGGCGCCGGTCGTAGGCCGTCCAGACCTGGCCCATGCCGCCCTGGCCGAGGATGGTGGCGAGCTGGTAGCGGTCGCCGATGAGCCGGTCCGTCACGGGCGGGGGCCCTCGTTGTGGGGCGGCTGCTGGCGGCGCAGGAGCTCGCTGAGCTCGTCGAGTTCGGCGCGGACCTGCCCGATGCGCGGGGGCGGCGTCGGGGCGGGCGCGGACTCGGGGGCCTGCTGCGGGGCGGGCTGCTGGGGCTGGTGCTGCGGCTGCTGCGGCTGCGGCTGCCGCGGGGCGGTCTGGGCCGCCGGCGGGTATCCGTAGGCGGGCCCGGCCTGCTGCTGGGGCGGTACGTAGGGGGAGGCGGGCGGCGGGTACCAGCCGGCCGCGGCGGGCCCGGCCTTGAGCGCCTCGAAATGCCGGATCTCGGCGACCAGGTAGTAGATGCACACCACGAGGCCGTTCAGGAGCGTGCCGAAGGCCCCCGCGTTGCCCTGCCAGGCGCTGGCGTCCGGGGTCGGGTCCGCGCCGATCAGCGCCAGCGAGAGGACCTCGGCCGCGCAGGAGGCCCCGAACAGCCACCAGTCCCGGGGTTTGCGGGTGACCAGCGCGAGCCGCAGCATCGTCCCCCAGGCGAGGAACCCGCAGCTCAGGATGGGCAGCAGCGCGAACAGCACGCGGAGCGCCACCACGCCCCCGGTACTGGGCTGGTGACCGTGGGGCGGCGGGGTGCCGGGGCCGTGCATCGCTGCTCCTGACGGGCCGTGCGGAGGAAGGGTGGAGGAAGGGCGAGAAGGACTGAGAAGTGCGGAGGATTCCGGGTCTGAGGGTATACAGCGTTCCCGGCCGGGAGTGAGGGGATGCGCTCAACCGTTGTACGGTCGCAGCCCGGCCGGGCCGCGACGCCGGCCCGCGCGCTCACTCCGGCCGGACCGTACCGTCCGACAGCCCGTCGTACAGCCCCTGTACGAGCTGCTCCCCGAGCCGGGCCGCCAGCCGCAGGGCGTCCTCGAACTCGGCCAGCGCCCGGAACCGCGCCCCGTAGACCTCCTGCTCGGTCCGTGGCAGCCGGGGCAGTTCGAGGCGGCGCACGTCGAGCCGGGTCGTGGTGGAGGCGTGGCTGCTGGCACGGCGGTTGTTTGCGGTGGCGCGCAGGAAGCCGGCCAGGAACCAGGGGTCCAGCGCGGCCGGATCGGGCCGCAGCAACTGCAGGCCCCGGCCGAGCGCCGCCCCGGCGGTGGCCGCGTCGACCACGCGGGCCACGCCCGCGCCTCCGGTGAGCGGGACGACCACGTCGCCCGGTGCGGTGAGCAGCGGCGCCTCCGCGGCGGCGGCCAGGGTGCCGGTGGGTCCGGTGCCGGCGCTCACGTCGTACTCGGTCAGGACGGGGGCCCGGCCCGCGCCGGCGCCGGTGCCCGTGGAGAGGAGCAGGGCTCCGGCGCGGGCGAGTTCGCCGACGGTGGTCATCGGCAGCCGGGCCGGCGCCGCGGCGGGCCGGTCCGGTGGGGCGGCGGGCGGGGCGGGCGGGGTGAGCCGGGCCGCGCGGGTCAGCGTCGAGTCCAGCCGGTCCCGTACGGCGGTCAGCTCGGCCACGCCGCCGCCCGCGGCGGGCGGCGGCAGGTGGCGGGCCGGGGTCAGGTCCACATCGTCGTCGAGCAGTTCCACTACGGGCACCACGCGGCGCACGCCCGGGAGGTCCGGGACGTCGGGGGCCGGGCCGCCGCGCTCGTACGCCGTCCAGGCCTCCTCGACCGCGCCGTGCACGG is a window from the Streptomyces sp. NBC_01244 genome containing:
- a CDS encoding YfhO family protein — translated: MSTPHRSPRRRSLLGSALAALVTTVAVCAGDAVARVFPYGPRHRSINDLGNQFVPFHAHLWDLLHGRAPGGLLLNWQSGYGTSFLPDFGTYLTSPFAVLVGLFPRQDIDLAVYVVTVLKAAAAAAAMAWLLRTQRRGPAWAAGLLGASYALCGWSVIEASYNPMWMDGLIAFPLLCLTGEWALRSRRPVAAVVVVALCWTANFYTAYMATLGAVLVLLVRLLLTREGVKDRLRGLARAALTTTLGVALSAPVLVPLFLSSKQAYPGWFKPFVPVATEDMLARLLPATYSFSSPALFIGTGTLLLAAALPFHRAVAGRERLVWTGLVLLVLLSFQWMPTHLAWHLFATPNGSPYRQTFVLAGIVVMAAWAGLAAGPPGARALAGGAAALAVVLLAASGSGLATPWGLALFGGGLALAGAAWWALRHRRLVLPAAAVLALVLLAQAAATTANGQRGKLAGLDDYPVWGAAHTARAGALAGAEGWPAYRTDAGRPALTGNDPMLLGGEGGAYYSSHTPDLFTRTMVALGAGWTSRGRNVQSLDNPVTDAVFSVGARLRPDGTVTRAEVPPLVTVRPPGPEPAYGASPFANQELLLGARVYEDPLSPGVCRAGTEAFLWAPEYNGTARLADGPAFRLNANPPRNRAALQPLGISRGPASALVFEQAAPAHRQLACLDRSLLAAAVGRMRATAAVSVRVGSSGVRAVLPPGSTGTAVLSAPAIAGWTCNGRPAAARLGLIAIPLDGHTTGIDCTFRPPGLVPGAAVAVTALLGLLALLGPPGRPGPLASVRRRRRT
- a CDS encoding serine/threonine-protein kinase, with translation MTDRLIGDRYQLATILGQGGMGQVWTAYDRRLDRRVAVKLLRPDKVAGPGSVAEELRRRFVRECRVTAQVDHPGLVTVHDAGSDGDELYLVMQYVEGADLADHLAEHDPYPWPWAVSVIAQLCSVLSAVHAVPIVHRDLKPRNVMVRPDGTVLVLDLGVASVMDTDTTRLTSTGSPIGSPAYMAPEQAMGGAVGPHTDLYALGVVLYELLSGNVPFAGSTALGVLHRHLYEPPLPVRQLRPEVPQQLEAVLLNLLAKDPQDRPASAQAVYASLAPLLPHHGSGAPTGPLDPTRPFLRPQAPWPDRAHVIPPRPATPPQPPRPDVPAAVEEAKKLLDQGMLTQAVDILGGILPAAAEQHGAHSPVVRSLRKQYAATLMDDGQYRRALPELRRLAEEFPAGDPQSLRFRYDAAQCLEQLGEPAAALAEYRALLPLFENHYANPDPGLPLEVRRRIAHLLLSLGDRPAAHDTLARLLFDGERLHGPNHPFTEEVRRTLLWLGQVR